The genomic interval agctAGGGCTTTGTTGCCTGTAGCTAGCAAGTGTTGAGTGGGTATTTGTAGGGCTGGGTTGGGGTGCAATTCCATCTCTTGATTTGGCATTGGGAAAGACGTGCACTACTTCATTGGATAGATAAAAGATTGAACATGAAGCTGTCTCACAATAATCCATCGCAAACTGGGACTGGGAGATCAAGCACATGCACCTGTCTCGCAGTAATCCATCgcaagttaaaaaaacaggAGAGTGGATTTAAACTCTTGGGGGGACGTCGAGTTATCTATTGCATACATGTTAtccaaatagtcattaaaagtttgaaaaaaattatgaatatagattaatataatatatatatcactccacaaacatacaaattcaaatatgacttctattaaaaataacaaattaaactctgaaTAGTATATGTATACTCAGCCATATTTGCTATTTTTGTTACGGACTGTAGAACTTATATTTGAACTTACATGTTTATGTTGTATATTtagtattaatctatctttaaatttgatgactatttggatCGATGACGTGTAATAGATAAGAATATCCTCTTAAGAGTTTAGAGTACTCGTCCAAAAAACGAATATCTCCCAAACATCATTCCCTCCAAACAGGAatctttaatgaaaaaaacactACGCCTCCATATTAATATGTTAGGCCAATTTTAATGAGAGTTTCATGGACAATAAATAGAGtgtcatgtagatatttttagtgatgtgacgaaatattaatgaagacagatgaaatgagtttcatggagaTGAAATCTTTTATGCATTGTTACCTAGACACCttatgtcttgcatgtaacctggaaacaacaatagatgaaactatgcattgagctATGAGTGTTTTATtctaatttaaactttttagataacatgtcATTCTAGGTAATTATGTCTATAAACTTACATTGAGGATGGCCTTACCGGCTCCGCTTCCTATGCATTGCTTCGTCTCCATGCTCACCCCCTCTTACACACTGCCCCTCCGCGGAGCTTCGCTGCGGGCACGGGCTTTCCCCCGCATTGCTCCACCTACAGCCTACTATGTCTCCAATATTGTCATAGCGCTCGTTCCCCATCGTGTGCGACAATCGGACGCACCCCTCTACCCCGTTCCTCTCTGACGGATCGCACCCGATCTCCTCTTGCGCAAAATCAGAAGGATGGGTGGCTCGTACTTGGTGACGACCCAAGTAGGACACCCTACTCCGAAAATAATTTCGACCAAAGGGCTAATCTTTCACGGCAAACTCTGCTCATGTCGCCGGTCAGTGCAGGTGGCACATGGAGGGTCGTTGGTACCCTCACGTCTCCGTCAAGCGCACCACTACTACAAGCACTCATGCGGCTCTAATGGTTTCACCTTCTACCGGTCAATACAAATTCCGCGTAATGATCTCTCTGGATCTCTGATCACGTATGTGGTAAGGCTAAGATTAATGCGTAGCATCCAACCCTGGTCACAGGGGAGCTACTGCGACGGCGATGATGGCCTCAAACTCGAGGGCGATGATTTGCGCCCTCTCCTGGAGGTGCTTTGGGCTTGGTGCAGATGACGGTAGCGGCATAGTCGTGCAGGCCTGCGGCAGCAGATGCAATTAGGATGGCGGGGACGAAGGGGATCAGAAGATTAGATTGGTTcggttttttttcccccttcagactCGTTTGGAATTGGGCATATCGGCATCCGTGATGCGCATATTGACGCCCACCCATGCGCTAAATCAATCAATCAGGTAGCATTGCGGCCCAATCCTGCAATGcgctaaggccccgtttattcgcaaaaacatcacgtcgaattttagacacctaaattaaacattaaatatacatgaacattaaactaattacacagttacatGGGGAatcataagacgaatcttttaagcctaattaaaacatgattagctataggtgctacagtaaccaacatgtattaatgacggattaattggacttaaagattcgtctcacggttttcagatgaaatctgaaatttgttttataattagagcatgtttaatacttcaaataggtgtcaaaaatttgatttgatgtttttgtaaaatctttttgcaaactaaacggAGCCTAAATCAATATGGCTGGCCCAATACCACATCGCTCTCTGTCTTTTGACTTGCATGTGCATGGAATCTGTAGCCCATACGCCAGGCTAGGCGATAGCCACTGTTGCTGAACTGATCGGAACCAATGCAATGGCGCAGTGAcagatactccctctgtcccccTGAATTGACCatatgtcttatttgaatcttttagaaaaaaattagtcgcgtataaaataatatttctgttttattatctaataacaatatatcataaatttttttaataagacaaaaaattaaacattgcaTGTAAacagcggcggaggtggcatgGGGGCCCCACTACCGGCGCCGATCCCATGGAGACCCCCTTAGCCTCctataaattttctccatGGTTTCATACGATGGGAGATGAAGTTCTTCAGTTTGTAGTTGGAAGTAGAAGATGAAGTTAGTTGGACCGTTATAAAAAGAAGCCTAGCAAGTTTGTTAACTTGGTCTAGCCCACTTAGTACACAACCATCGACATTCAGCCATCCATTTTCATCTGTTTCCATCCAAACCGTCCATTCTCATCCCAATCCACACCCCCTCCCCACCACAGTACCCTAATCCTCACTCACACCCACCCAATTCTAGGCGGCTGGCGGTGGACGATGGATGCACGGAGCGGCGGAGGCAGTCATCAGCTGgcagccgacggcgagcgcgtaGGAGCGGGCCGAGCGACGAGTGGCTTACGCACGCGGTAGGGGTCGGCAGAGTTGCGTGGCATGGCAGGGAGCCTGTCACATGTGGCACGGCGAAGGGCGACAAGGGCGCACCCGCACAGGGCATCCGGTTTATTCAGCCCCCTATGATTTTTTCCTAGATCCGCCCCTGTatgtaaaaactgaaaagttgatttattttgaaacggggAGTAAGTGACAAGCTGAAACTtcattccttttcttctttatcCCAACACATGATTCATGCAGTGCAAAGCTCTTATTTTATCAGCATATACAAATAGTATGATTGGTCTATATATCTGTACGgcaagcaagctagctagcaaacAGCCCACGACGACACCAAGCTCGTCGCTTTCGTCGATTGATTGAACGGCCGGCCGGTCGCTAGCTAATCAAGTTTGGATCATGGACAGAAGACGATGCGGTAGCCGGTGCCGGCGGGGCAAGTGAAGGTGGTGCCGCGGTTGTCGCCGGAGTAGGTGATCGTCTCCGGGCACAGCCGCTTGAAGAACTCCGTGTCCTTGGTCGGGCCGCACGTGCTGTTCCCCATGCACGGGTTGTTGCACCCGGCCTTGGCGCGCAGCTCGCCGGGGCACTGCAGCGTGATCTGCTCCGCGCACGTCGGCCCGCCCCTGGggcaccgccgcccgcccgccggcgcGATGGCCATGGGCGCGTTGAAGCCGTCGACGAGGGAGATGTCGAAGtagtcctcgccgccgctgccgctcacCTGGCCCAGCGAGAACTCGGCCACCGTGACGGGCGGCGCCCCGACGGCCTTGCACCGCAGCGTGCCACCGCAATCGCCCGTCTGGCACTGCCCAAGGCTGCCGCCGGAGACGAAGCCGCAGCCCGTGCGCCCCCACACGCGCGCGCCCTTGGTGCCCGCCGGCACGTAGACGGCCCAGCTCTGCCCCGGGTCGAGCTGCGTGCCGTCGCCCGacggcagcgccgccggccacaCGGTGTACCCGCACTTGTTGACGACGGTGAACGTCACCGCGTCagccgcggtggcggcgagcatgacgacgacgacgaggagggaCGCCATGGGTGACGTGTTAGTGTCTGTTGCTCAAGTTGAGCTCTCACGAAGAATAGGAGCGCTAGGTCGTGGATTTTTATAGCGGATGAAATGCTGGATAATGTGAGGTGGAATTCAACGTTTGCGACTTGCATGTGCAAATTTTGCTACAAAATTCCAAGAGAGTTTGGTGGGGGAAACTAACTAGGTGATGAATTGATGGGAGTCCAGCTGGTTGTATTTTTTCCAGAGCGGTCTAGAGGATGGGTGTGAATGATTGGTTCAATATCGCGCCGAGATTTGGCGTGATAATACAAACATGCGCCTTATTTTATATCTGAGTTGTCAATT from Oryza brachyantha chromosome 3, ObraRS2, whole genome shotgun sequence carries:
- the LOC102709636 gene encoding protein P21-like, translating into MASLLVVVVMLAATAADAVTFTVVNKCGYTVWPAALPSGDGTQLDPGQSWAVYVPAGTKGARVWGRTGCGFVSGGSLGQCQTGDCGGTLRCKAVGAPPVTVAEFSLGQVSGSGGEDYFDISLVDGFNAPMAIAPAGGRRCPRGGPTCAEQITLQCPGELRAKAGCNNPCMGNSTCGPTKDTEFFKRLCPETITYSGDNRGTTFTCPAGTGYRIVFCP